Part of the Lolium rigidum isolate FL_2022 chromosome 6, APGP_CSIRO_Lrig_0.1, whole genome shotgun sequence genome, TATTTAGAAATATCAGACATAGATGCTAAAAGAGTAAAGGTAGCATTTAACTGACCTCATATTCTACTAAACAGCATCATcctatttttgaaataaaatcTCCAGTGATATATTTATAATTAAGCTTTTCCAAGATATCATTCTCAAGTGCTATAGTCCTTTTTttacaagtcaagtgctatagtcCTAATTCATTGTGTTATTATATTAATCCCCCCACCTCTAAGGAATTCAGCATTTGAAAACTAGTCTTTAACTTGTAATTAGTTGCAAGAATAACAGTTAGACAGTAATAATTTTCGGTAGCATTTCGCCTGCTAACACCTTGCATTTCTTGTCGAATTTTCTCATGCGAATTCAGTTGGGCTCAGAATTTTGGACTAGCATCGCGCTTGTAACAGGAAGCATCAGCCTGCTATTTGGATACTGACCGAGGCATTGGGCTGAACTGCCAGGAGAATTCTGTGGCAACCCTGGGCGTTGTGATTTGGGGGCCCCAAAAAATTGGGGTCCCTGTGCGGTCGCCCAGGTCGCACAGCCCCTTTGACGGCCTTGAGCATAATAAAAGGCCCCCTTTTTTAAATTATACCTTTCCTGTGTGACAATAATATCAGTTACAACTAATGTAGTTGTAACATCTGGCTTCAGTTCAGTTTTTCAATCGTGCTAGTAAACTTGCTAACAAAGTCTTGTTTTTCCTTAACGGAATGGCTCTGTGTACGACAAAATTTGTCCGAAGCTTGTACAAAACGCCGACGGAACGGAGGTAGATTTCTAGCCAACAGAAACAGACGGCCATGTAGTGCATCATACATGCGTCGGACAAAAATTCATCGTACATATAACACTGCTCTTTCCTTAAAGGTTTAAGCACCTTTATATACATGTCTTAGGAAGATTTTAATTGATCTGATGGTCTAATTGACACTTAACACCCATTATGAATATGCTCTTATTAGCAACCCCAAAATTTCATCTTTCTGCTTGTCTCTAGACCAAGAAGATATTTGATCCCAGTTTCTCAAATAGTTCTCATCCTGATACGGACACTCCATGGTTCAACATCCCAACCAGATAACTAGATAACGTATGATTCAGAGCCTGCTTTTCCAGGGTAGAAGTTCAAGACATGGGATTCCTAACTGGCAAGCAAAACATTACTAGCATGATTAGTCCAATTAAATATTCTAGATTTATCGTGTAACAACTAACAAATAAGTATGGCAGTGACTTATTCTTCCTCGCTCAAACCCCACAAATGGTCTGTTTCAAGAACTTCTATATATGAAACCAACTTTGTTACTTTGGGCCTTTGAGGAGTAAATATTTCTCTTAAATATCATATCATTTTTCATCTTTGTAGATGCATCTAGTGTAGGCACACCAGATTTGAAAAATtcgaaaaatgctatttaaatgtTTCAAAAGGATTTGAAATAATTTCTGCACGGACATGTCACCTTGATACATACTCGTGGaaattttcaagaaaaaatatgaccgtatgtggcctacacaaaaaagTGAAAATGGAACTTTGTTATTATACGTCTAATCCTTATATTGTTGTCATTTTTGTGTTGGTTATATACTTTTATGTTTTAGGTTCAAACTTGGCATGCTCATACCTGCATACATTATCTACACGCAAGATTATGCCGTATTTGTTTTAGTTTTTAAGTATTTGTTTCGATTTTATTATTCAATAGGGTTCTGGCAAACCCGAGAGCCAAAAATGCGCGTGTAGGCTCACCTGATTCTAAAATTTAGGAAAGTGCTGTTTTAATGTTTTATCAACCTGATAATCCCTATCCCAATTTCGCATGTATAGTTCTCATCCTGATATGGACACTCCATGTTTCAACATTTCAAAAAATAAGTAGAAGATGTAAGATTCAGAGCCTAACCTTTCCAGCGAAGAAGGTCAAGGCATAGGATTCATAACTGGCAAGCAAAGCATTACTAGTGTTATTAGTCCAATAGCAGTGTTCTAGCTTTGAGGAGTAAATCATGCTCTTAGATATCAAATTTCATTTATATGGACACTCCATGTTTCAACATCTCAACCAGATAACTAGAAGATGTATGATTGAGAGCCTGCCTTTCCAGTGAAGAAGGGCATAGGATTCGTACATAACTGGCAAGCAAAACATAACTAGTGTGATTACCCAATAATAGTTTTCTAGCTTTGAGAAATAAATCATGCTCTTAGATAGCAAATTCCATTTGTGTGGATGCATCTGATAATCTCTAATGTGTTTCAGGTTCAGCCTGGATGGCACTGTCCAGGTCGCTCGTGGAATACAGCATATGGGGCTGGGACAACCTGCCCCGCACCGTCCTCATGTACTACTCCAACTTCATCTCGTCGCCTGAGGGCTACTTCCACACTGTGGTCTGCAATGCTGAGGAGTTCAGGAACACCACCGTGAACCATGACCTGCACTACATCTCGTGGGACAACCCCCCGAAGCAGCACCCACACTACCTCACGCTGGAAGACCTGGACAGGATGGTGGCCAGTGATGCTCCCTTCGCCCGCAAGTTCCATGCGGACGACCCAGTGCTGGACAAGATCGACGCAGAGATCCTGTCCCGCACTACCCCGGAAATGCCCACGCCTGGAGGCTGGTGTGCGGGGAACGGGAGCGACCTGTGCTCGGTCATCGGAAACGCCAGCGTACTACGGCCGGGCCGCGGGGCTGTGAGGCTGCAGCGGCTCGTCTCAGCGCTCCTGTCGGAGGAGAAGTTCCACCCGAGGCAGTGCAAGTGAAAAATGTGGTTCTGATCCCAGAACTGGGGTGTGTGTGTGCATGGACTCCTGCCTACCGGCGACGCACGGTCGCAGCTCGCCATTTTGTCGGGTAGCAGGCTGTGCGGTGTAATGTTGTATGACCACCTAGGGTAAGTAGGGTTTGTTGTATCAGTCACCCACTTGTAAGAACTGAAGCCACAACATGGTTTATCATATGTGACCGCCACGGAATGAAAATGAAGAGGGAAACTCAGTAATCAATGTATATTAATTTACCCCTGCATCTTGTAAATGTTACTGATGTTTTCAAGTGTGGTATTTTTTACATGGTTACTTGGAGAATAGGATGCCGAATTAAGACCCATTGTGAACAATCCATGCTGTTAGGAGAGTGGCTCGAATGGAGTATGCAGGAATGTGTTGATGTAGAAGCATGTATTATTGATGTTATTATTCAGTTATGGCTCTGACAAAAAGTGCACCCTGTGCTATTGATTCTTAGTTGGTGATTTGATATTAGCCTAGATGAATTCTCAGTTACTTGCCAAATGTTCCTTGGACAGTTGGATATGTTGTTTTTGTCTGCTCTGATCGGCTAACTAATGACTAACAAGGCTGTTTGTCTGCTGTAACCAGGCCAGCTAATGACTACTACTAACAAGGCTGGTCGTCCAAGGAAGGTAGTAATCAACGCCGGAAATCCTAGTTAAAGGGACGGCTCGGATGGGTTTTGTTGGTGCATGATCGACAAGTTCCTCAACTGCTTCAACGACGACAACATAGTACACACCACCAGGCCTTGTTTCCTTCCTCCCTCCCAAGTCAAGCTCCATcatatcttcttcctcctcgtcgtcgtgctTGTTGTACGTCGATCGTGGTAGTTGGGATCGATGGcaggggagggggaggagaagaTGCTGATATATGCGATGGTGGCGCGGGGGACGACAGTAGTGGCGGAGCAGACGGTGTACGAGGGCAACTTCCGGGACATCGCCGCTCAGTGTCTGCAGCGGCTCCCCTACGCCCGCGACGACCGCTTCACCTACGCCTGCGACGGACACACCTTCACCTTCCTCGTCCACCAAGGATACGGTATGATCTTAACTTCCTGCGTCTTCTTCTCCACCAAAGTTTGTTCTGAGGTCAACGAACATGTACAAGTAGTATTCTTGCTGCACAAGTGGCATCAGTTTAGTGGAGTGGACTAGCCGACTAGGTCGTTTGCGTAGGATCAGGATGAATAatcagtatgaactggtacatagtcatcgaggagacgaggaatatcGTCCATAGGCATACCACTTCTCCCTCGTTATTCTCTTCCACAAAGTTCAGTCCATGCCAGTATTCAGAGCCTCTTCCTGTTGCCCTGTTTTCCAAACTTTGTTCATATCACACATACAACTGAATCTGTGTCCATGCAGCATTCTGCGTCGTCGCGACGGATGCGGCTGGGCGTGAGGTCCCTCTGGCTTTCCTGGAGATGATCAAGGAGGATTTCAACAAGAGATACGCCGGAGGGAAAGCGGCCACCGCCGCAGCCAACAGCCTCAGCAGAGATTTCGGGTAACACCAACATTTCGAAGTCTTTAAAATCTTACTACATCTATCTATTGAGGTTTAAATCTCATTGACAACAAATTTATTAATGTATAAGGTAAACGTTAATTGTAATTTAGTGAGGTAGTACTAAATAGGCACATGTCATTCCTTGACAAATAGCAGCATCCCCATACAATGTTATCCAGTAAATAAAAATCTAAAAACCGATGAGTTTATTTTCCCTTAAATACATTGATTATTTCCATTTCACTACTGCAATCAACGTGAATGAAGCAATAAGGATGTAAGATATGGCATCTGATTGTAACTAAGATTGTTGGTGCTGGGAAGAACAGACCAAGGCTTAAGGAGCAGATGCAGTACTGCATGGATCACCCTGAGGAGTTGAGCAGGCTGTCCAAGGTCAAAGCCCAGGTCTCT contains:
- the LOC124661698 gene encoding vesicle-associated membrane protein 721-like, which encodes MAGEGEEKMLIYAMVARGTTVVAEQTVYEGNFRDIAAQCLQRLPYARDDRFTYACDGHTFTFLVHQGYAFCVVATDAAGREVPLAFLEMIKEDFNKRYAGGKAATAAANSLSRDFGPRLKEQMQYCMDHPEELSRLSKVKAQVSEVKGIMMENIDKVIDRGEHIDGLVTRTEQLHEQAADFRQQGTRIRRKMWFQNMKVKLIVLGIVVALILIIVLSICHGKCH